The Cyanobacterium sp. T60_A2020_053 genomic sequence GTGTTGAGATGACATACTCTCATCATGATACAGCCCAATGTCACCAAAGGAGCGGTAGAAAATCCGTACTCCTCAGCGCCCAACAACGCCGCCACAGCGAGATCACGCCCCGTTTTCATTTGTCCATCGGTTTCCACCACAATACGGCTACGGAGGTTATTGAGCAATAAAGTTTGATGGGTTTCAGCAAGTCCTAATTCCCATGGTAATCCAGCGTGTTTAATGGAAGTTTTAGGAGAAGCGCCCGTCCCCCCATCATAGCCCGAAATCAGGACAACATCAGCTTTTGCCTTTGCCACTCCAGAAGCAATAGTGCCGACACCCACCTCAGAAACTAATTTAACGTTAATTCTTGCCTCACGGTTAGCATTTTTCAAATCGTGAATTAATTCCGCTAAATCCTCAATGGAATAGATGTCATGGTGAGGAGGAGGAGAAATCAAACCTACGCCGGGAGTAGAATAGCGCACCTTCGCAATCCAAGGATAAACTTTTTTACCGGGTAATTGTCCCCCTTCACCCGGTTTTGCACCTTGCGCCATTTTAATTTGAATCTCTTTTGCTTGAGAAAGATATAAACTGGTGACACCAAAGCGCCCACTAGCCACCTGTTTAATGGCACTATTTTTCGAGTCGCCATTTTCATTCGTCCAAGTATAGCGCCCTTCGTCCTCGCCCCCTTCTCCCGTGTTAGATTTACCGCCAATGCGATTCATGGCAATAGCTAGGGCTTCGTGCGCTTCTTGGGAAATCGAACCGTAACTCATAGCGCCCGTCTTAAAGCGCTTCATAATATTTTCAATGGGTTCAACTTCTTCCATGGGAATAGCTTCCCGTTGCTTAAACTCCAGTAAATCCCGTAAACGAAAATAATGTTTACCGTCATTATTAATCATCTGGGAATATTTTTTAAACAGTTGATAATCCCCCTGTTGCACCGCCTGTTGTAAAGTATGGATAGTTTGAGGGTTAAAGAGGTGCGCTTCGCCATCTTTGCGCCATTGATACTCACCACCCACATCAAGGGTGTGATTGTTAACATCTCTTTCAGGGAAACCCTGATGATGACGCATGATAGTTTCTTTGGTGATAACATCCAAACCAGCGCCCTCCAACCGTGAAGCAGTGCGGGTAAAATATTGATCAACAACCGCTTTATTTAAACCCACCGCCTCAAAAATTTGCGCGCCTCGATAGCTTTGGATAGTGGAAATACCGATTTTAGACGCAATTTTAATCACTCCTTTGGTGACACATTTGATGTAGTTGTAAACGGCAGTATCATAATCCACAGAAGTGATCAATTTTTCTTCAATCATCTGTGCCATGGTTTCATAAGCCAAATAGGGATTAATAGCGCCACAACCATAACCTAACAATACCGCAAAATGATGAACTTCCTTCGGTTCAGCAGATTCTAAAATTAAACCAACTTTGGTTCTTGTACCATTATTAATCAAGTGATGATGCAAACCAGATACCGCTAAAAGGGCGGGGAGGGGCGCTTTATCTTTATTCACACCCCGATCACTTAAAATAACATGGGTGCAACCCTCTTTAATTGCTTCGTCCACAGCACTAAAAAGGTTTTCTAAGGCATTTTGTACACCTTTTACCTCATCTTTGGGGTTAAATAGAATTGAGAAGGTTTCAGCTTTAAAATTATGACCAGCCCTCACCCCTAGCCCCTCTCCCACGGGGAGAGGGGTTTCAAGAGGGGTAAGAGATTTTAAAATCGCTAATTGCTCATTAGTAATAACAGGGGTTTTCAGCGCGATAAGATGACAACTTTCTGGTTGAGGATCAAGTAAATTACCTTCAGCGCCGATGGTGGTTTCTGCGGAGGTGATGATGGCTTCCCTGATGGAATCGATGGGAGGATTGGTAACTTGGGCAAAAAGTTGCTTAAAGTAGTCATAAAGTAATTTCGGTTTATCACTCAACACCGCTAGAGGGGTATCAATACCCATAGCGCCCATGGCCTCAACTCCATTTTCTGCCATAGGTGCGAGTAACATCCGCACATCTTCAAAGCTATAACCAAAAGTTTGCTGTAGCGCCGTCAAACTCCCCTCTCCTGTGGGAGAGGGGTTGGGGGTGAGGGCATTACTCCCCTCTCCTGTGGGAGAGGGGTTGGGGGTGAGGGCAAGATCATCAATAGTATATAAATACTCATCTAACCACTGCTGATAAGGTTGGGCAGTAATAATCGGTTGTTTCACCTCTTCATCGCTGACGATACGCCCAGCGCCCATGTCCACTAAAAACATTTGTCCGGGTTGCAATCTACCTTTACTTTCAATCCTTTCTGGCTCGATGGGTAATACACCTGCTTCCGATGCCATAATCACTAAACCATCTTTGGTGACGGTGTAACGGGAAGGGCGCAAACCATTGCGATCCAAAATAGCGCCGATTTGTTGCCCGTCGGTAAAAGCGATGGAAGCTGGACCATCCCAAGGTTCCATCAAACAGGAGTGATATTGATAAAATGCCCGTTTTTCAGCACTCATGGACTCATGACCCGTCCAAGGTTCTGGTATCATCATCATGACGGCATGGGGTAAACTGCGCCCACTCAATACCAACATTTCTAAAGCGTTGTCAAAAATGAGGGAGTCGCTACCATCCATGTTAATAATTGGTTGGATTTTTGCCATATCCTCGCCAAATAATTCTGACTTAAATAAGGCGGTGCGCGCGTGCATCCAATTTGTATTACCTCTAAGGGTGTTAATTTCGCCGTTATGGGTAATGTATCGATAAGGATGCGCCCTCTCCCAACTGGGAAATGTATTGGTACTGAAACGGGAATGCACTAAGGCGAGGGCGCTTTGTAGTTCAGGGTTTTGCAAGTCTAGGTAATATTTGCCTACTTGTTTGGGGCGCAACATTCCTTTGTAAACAATGGTACGGCTGGAAATACTACAGGGATACCAATATTCATCGATGGAGGGCGCTTTAATAGCATTGTGCGATCTTTTCCGAATGACAAATAATTTTCTCTCAAAGGTTAAATTATCTTTAATTTCTTCATTTTTAGCGATAAATACTTGCTGTACATGAGGCTCAGTGCGGAGGGCGCTTTTTCCTAAATCACTATTATCTGTCGGCACATCACGCCACCCTAAAACTTTTTGTCCTTCTTCCTTGACAACTTGCTCAAATAATGCTCTAGCTTGTAATCTCTCAGATTCATCAGGGGAAGTAAAAATCATGCCTACCGCATAATCTCCGAAATTCGGTAAAGAAAAACCAAGTTTTTGCGCTTCGTGCGCTATAAAATCATGGGGTAACTGCATTAAAACCCCAGCGCCATCCCCCGTATTTGGTTCTGCACCGCATCCCCCCCGATGATCTAAACTAATTAATATAGTTAAGGCTTGTTGGACTATTTCATGGGACCTTTTGCCATCTTTATTGACCACGAAACCCACACCACAGGCATCATGTTCATTTTGTGGATCGTATAATCCCTGTTTCTTTGGTATATTATTTACGGTCATAATTGCTTCCTAAATTTTGGTGTTGAATCGTTTAAATCTAAAGAAAATATTAAGTCTAGCTTTTCTTTCTCTCTCTTGATTATTGATCACATTATAGGAAGATTTTTAGATTTGCTTAGTTTTTTGTCAGAAATTTAACATAAGATTAAGATTCTTAAAGCTGAAACTCAATTTAGTAAGGGGTATCATTTTTATTTTTTAGCCAGAAATATCGGATTTTCAAGTAAAGAATTAAGGAAAATTCAGTTAATAGTAGAAGAAAATCAAACAAATTTTTTATATCAAGTCCGTTTGATCAGCCGAAGGCTGCCGCTGCGCGAACACTTATAAATCAATCCAACATAATCTTAGTTCAATTTATTGAACGGGATAATGTTAGCCGTGTAATTCATTACACGGTGGGGAAATTGCGAAGATACCATCTATTTATAACGGATTATCCGAACTTGATATTAGAGGTATAGAATGAGTATTTTTTCTGACATAAAAGTTAAAAACGTTGTAATTGATAATAATAATTTATCGGTAGAAATAATGGATGGAAGAACCATAAAAGTACCTTTAGTTTGGTATCCTCGCCTATTAAGAGCTAATATTGAACAATTAAATCAGTGGCAAATTTGCGGGGGCGGTTACGGTATTCATTGGGAAGAAATAGACGAAGATATTAGTATCGAAGGTTTATTAAGGGGTTCACCATCTCCTGATTTTTATAAAAATACGATTAGTCAAATATAGCTTTTCATCAATTTAATATAATATTAAGTTTTTAAAGTTAAAACTAAATTTTGCTTACCTTCTCCTAACGACTTAAATGCAAACTAGCTTATTTAAAACATATTTTACCGATTTACCCTATGTTTCGTTTGACGACTTAAATTTTTTGCCACATTGTAGCGGTATTTATTTTGCTTATGATTCCAAAAATATTATCCACTATATTGGTCAAGCAAAAAATATACAGCAAAGATGGAAAACCCATCATCGAAAATACCAACTAGAAGAAATTAATCAAAAATACCCCGTAAAAATAGCTTGGTTAATGTGGAGTGAAGATGATTTAGATTTAGCTGAAAAATATTTTATAGACTTGTATAAACCATTATTAAATAACACAAAAGTAATAAGCCCTAATCTTATACCTTCCGAAATTACTTTTAAAATCTTACTAAGCAAAATAGCTAAAAAAATCTATTTAATAGGACAAAAAAAATCAACTCAAAATTCTCTAACTACTATTTATCTTAAATATGATGCCACCAATACAACAGCTAAAGGTGCGGCGGCTGTTATTAAAAATTTTAAAAAAGAAAATAAAGATAAATATTTAAAAATTAAATGGCAAAAATATAATACTATAACTTCTGGTATTATTAATAGAATTGGTAGTCGAGAACATAGACAACAGGGAAAAGAAAATCGTGCTTATAATAATCATTGGCAAATATTTTGTAATGGTGTTGTTATCGATATAACTCCACAAAGAGGGATATATCAGCTTGATTTTTTAGAAACAAAATGTATGCCTTATAGATTAGCTGGAATAAAAACGAGAGCAATATTAGAAAATAATTTTTTAGAAATGATTAATCATCCTCATTATTGTTCTATAGTTAGAGGGCTAGACTCCATTTGTCCTTTAGAGATTAATCTTGATCCAATTCCTTTACTGTGGAAAAATTGGCAAAAATCTTAACAATTACTTATTATCAATTAAGTTACAAAGCCCTCGTAAGTTATCTAAAATTTTGAGTTAATTTTTGGTTAAAATTGATCATTTTAACCGATATAATTGTTTATATTTTGGACAATAAACTTCAACTGCGGAATAGGTAATCGCACTAGCAATAGATGCTATTTCTGGGGGCTGATCGCGATTGATATTACCTTGCAGAATACTATAAAAACTAGGACTATCTCCTTGTGAGAAATACTCACCAACTAAAGATGTTGTGTGTATTAAAAATGCTATATATTCTCCTGCATTTTCTTTTAATTCCTGCTCTGA encodes the following:
- a CDS encoding DUF2442 domain-containing protein; this translates as MSIFSDIKVKNVVIDNNNLSVEIMDGRTIKVPLVWYPRLLRANIEQLNQWQICGGGYGIHWEEIDEDISIEGLLRGSPSPDFYKNTISQI
- a CDS encoding GIY-YIG nuclease family protein; the protein is MQTSLFKTYFTDLPYVSFDDLNFLPHCSGIYFAYDSKNIIHYIGQAKNIQQRWKTHHRKYQLEEINQKYPVKIAWLMWSEDDLDLAEKYFIDLYKPLLNNTKVISPNLIPSEITFKILLSKIAKKIYLIGQKKSTQNSLTTIYLKYDATNTTAKGAAAVIKNFKKENKDKYLKIKWQKYNTITSGIINRIGSREHRQQGKENRAYNNHWQIFCNGVVIDITPQRGIYQLDFLETKCMPYRLAGIKTRAILENNFLEMINHPHYCSIVRGLDSICPLEINLDPIPLLWKNWQKS
- the gltB gene encoding glutamate synthase large subunit is translated as MTVNNIPKKQGLYDPQNEHDACGVGFVVNKDGKRSHEIVQQALTILISLDHRGGCGAEPNTGDGAGVLMQLPHDFIAHEAQKLGFSLPNFGDYAVGMIFTSPDESERLQARALFEQVVKEEGQKVLGWRDVPTDNSDLGKSALRTEPHVQQVFIAKNEEIKDNLTFERKLFVIRKRSHNAIKAPSIDEYWYPCSISSRTIVYKGMLRPKQVGKYYLDLQNPELQSALALVHSRFSTNTFPSWERAHPYRYITHNGEINTLRGNTNWMHARTALFKSELFGEDMAKIQPIINMDGSDSLIFDNALEMLVLSGRSLPHAVMMMIPEPWTGHESMSAEKRAFYQYHSCLMEPWDGPASIAFTDGQQIGAILDRNGLRPSRYTVTKDGLVIMASEAGVLPIEPERIESKGRLQPGQMFLVDMGAGRIVSDEEVKQPIITAQPYQQWLDEYLYTIDDLALTPNPSPTGEGSNALTPNPSPTGEGSLTALQQTFGYSFEDVRMLLAPMAENGVEAMGAMGIDTPLAVLSDKPKLLYDYFKQLFAQVTNPPIDSIREAIITSAETTIGAEGNLLDPQPESCHLIALKTPVITNEQLAILKSLTPLETPLPVGEGLGVRAGHNFKAETFSILFNPKDEVKGVQNALENLFSAVDEAIKEGCTHVILSDRGVNKDKAPLPALLAVSGLHHHLINNGTRTKVGLILESAEPKEVHHFAVLLGYGCGAINPYLAYETMAQMIEEKLITSVDYDTAVYNYIKCVTKGVIKIASKIGISTIQSYRGAQIFEAVGLNKAVVDQYFTRTASRLEGAGLDVITKETIMRHHQGFPERDVNNHTLDVGGEYQWRKDGEAHLFNPQTIHTLQQAVQQGDYQLFKKYSQMINNDGKHYFRLRDLLEFKQREAIPMEEVEPIENIMKRFKTGAMSYGSISQEAHEALAIAMNRIGGKSNTGEGGEDEGRYTWTNENGDSKNSAIKQVASGRFGVTSLYLSQAKEIQIKMAQGAKPGEGGQLPGKKVYPWIAKVRYSTPGVGLISPPPHHDIYSIEDLAELIHDLKNANREARINVKLVSEVGVGTIASGVAKAKADVVLISGYDGGTGASPKTSIKHAGLPWELGLAETHQTLLLNNLRSRIVVETDGQMKTGRDLAVAALLGAEEYGFSTAPLVTLGCIMMRVCHLNTCPVGVATQNPELRAKFTGDPAYTVNFMKFMAQEMREIMAQLGFRTVDEMVGRTDVLEPKQAIDHWKAKGIDISPILYQPDVDPNSPRHCTVKQDHALEQSLDMTKLLDLCQPAIERGEKVSATLPITNINRVVGTILGNEITKKHWHGLPEDTVHLKFFGSAGQSFGAFVPKGVTLELTGEANDYIGKGLSGGKIIVYPDAKSTFEADQNVIIGNVAFYGATAGEAYISGIGGERFCVRNSGVTAVVEGAGDHGCEYMTGGKVVILGVTGRNFAAGMSGGVAYVLDEKGDFATRCNTEMVGLETLDDASEIAELKQLIVKHQQLTGSKKANKILANWHENISKFVKVMPRDYKRVLEALKEAINSGLTGDEALNAAFEANAQDVGRVGGS